The proteins below are encoded in one region of Caballeronia sp. SL2Y3:
- the cas3f gene encoding type I-F CRISPR-associated helicase Cas3f has protein sequence MNVLFVSQCTKRALNETRRILDQFAERRGDRTWQTPITQAGLETVRKLLRQSARKNTAVACHWIRGRDHSELLWIVGDARQFNAEGAVPTNLTANDVLRADDETTWHRLPAMSALTALAALLHDLGKSSRAFQDRLRNPGLRERNHYRHEWVSVRLFQAFVGDAQDDADWLRRLASCADASTDVQAFETQWLDHRGGRLLRDGLDQLQTGSRLPFATMPPLAQAVAWLIVTHHRMPCKPVRKEDGNVDADLEEPEHRWRRFGANLRSMHQHELPDLLGRVDADWNEPREDVSRAVLEAHWSFAFGLPVATSSWRKQAARYARKLLDLPKADMSTALDDPFVMHVSRLCLMLADHHYSSIEDEARRKPYLNPDYPLYANTRRHASRDQLPSLSFNQTLDEHLLGVQAHASLVARSLPTLARCLPALQNHRGLKKRNSDPRFQWQDKATDLAAGVRLRAAEHGAFVVNMASTGCGKTLGNARIMNALADPQLGMRCAFAIGLRTLTLQTGRSFQRDLALNDEQLAIKVGGAASRALFEYRESEAEATGSASAQDLLDEGGQVLFEGNDRHPLLQRLVDDAQMRSLIAAPLLVCTVDHLTPATESLRGGRQIAPMLRLMTGDLVLDEPDDFDMDDLPALTRLVHWAGLLGSRVLLSSATLPPALVQGLYLAYLDGRRHYQRNRGERPDEPPRVACLWVDEFAQSHADCASGDEFSAVHDAFVQKRCLHLSKAEVRRRVQLIKVPVQEWKAMRKQKRRGAFASLALERAWTLHQDAQNHTVDAATGKRVSFGLIRMANIDALFDVALAMYRQGSPAEGVRVHLCVYHSQFPLIARSHIEQQLDAVFDRRPSAHERNSSVRHPSVRALLEAHDEPHHMYVVLASPVCEVGRDWDADWAIAEPSSMRLFIQLAGRVRRHRSGSVERANIALFDTNLRYFERRGEADPVFCKPGFEMNRRTGDRADHVKDSQEFFHLESHQLGSLLDLPPSDNDWPIDAQPRIQQPKTLHPRSRLADLEHARIRDTMLPRDETSRLCTPVSRDATRHWYSREGRQTRIWLTGVLPQLQRFRRESQPREDVVLLPTEDEDKLRLHRVIDQSKGKKALFVDIRNLLFMIPDSDLSGPHIGPWFHVDLIDLLRQWATVQDQSLSNSAKSMATVSLPQSDDGWRYHPILGFKKK, from the coding sequence ATGAATGTGCTGTTCGTCTCACAATGTACCAAGCGCGCGCTCAATGAGACGCGACGCATTCTCGATCAATTCGCTGAACGGCGCGGCGATCGCACCTGGCAGACACCGATCACGCAAGCGGGACTCGAGACGGTACGAAAGCTGTTGCGTCAGAGCGCGCGCAAGAACACGGCCGTCGCTTGCCACTGGATACGCGGGCGTGACCACAGCGAGCTCTTGTGGATTGTCGGTGATGCGCGGCAATTCAATGCTGAAGGCGCAGTGCCGACGAATCTCACCGCGAACGACGTGCTGCGTGCCGACGATGAAACGACGTGGCACCGCCTACCCGCGATGTCGGCACTGACCGCGCTAGCCGCTCTGCTGCATGACTTGGGCAAATCCTCCCGGGCTTTTCAGGACCGATTGCGCAATCCCGGCTTGAGGGAGCGCAATCACTACCGCCATGAATGGGTATCGGTGCGCTTGTTTCAGGCGTTCGTCGGAGACGCGCAGGACGATGCGGACTGGCTGCGTCGTCTGGCATCCTGTGCGGATGCGTCCACCGACGTGCAGGCGTTCGAGACGCAGTGGCTCGATCACCGAGGCGGCCGCCTGCTGCGCGACGGGCTCGATCAGCTACAAACGGGCAGTCGCTTGCCGTTCGCCACCATGCCGCCTTTGGCGCAGGCCGTGGCATGGCTGATCGTGACGCATCACCGCATGCCGTGCAAGCCGGTCAGGAAAGAGGACGGCAACGTGGACGCCGATCTCGAGGAGCCGGAGCACCGCTGGCGTCGTTTCGGAGCCAACCTCAGATCGATGCATCAGCATGAACTGCCCGATTTACTCGGTCGAGTTGACGCGGACTGGAACGAGCCTCGCGAAGACGTGTCGCGTGCCGTATTGGAAGCTCACTGGTCGTTTGCCTTCGGCCTGCCGGTTGCGACATCTTCTTGGCGGAAACAAGCGGCGCGCTACGCACGTAAGCTACTGGACCTCCCGAAAGCAGACATGTCCACCGCGTTGGACGATCCGTTCGTGATGCACGTGTCGCGGTTATGCCTGATGCTTGCGGATCATCATTATTCGAGCATCGAAGACGAAGCGCGTCGCAAGCCGTATCTCAATCCAGACTATCCGCTGTACGCGAATACGCGCCGTCACGCCAGCCGTGACCAGTTGCCGAGTCTGTCGTTCAATCAAACGCTAGATGAGCACCTGCTCGGTGTGCAAGCACACGCTTCGCTCGTGGCGCGTTCGCTGCCGACGCTGGCGCGCTGCCTGCCGGCGCTTCAAAACCATCGCGGTCTCAAGAAGCGAAACTCCGATCCTCGCTTCCAATGGCAGGACAAAGCAACCGATCTCGCTGCCGGTGTACGGCTACGTGCGGCCGAGCATGGTGCGTTCGTGGTCAACATGGCATCGACGGGCTGTGGCAAAACACTCGGTAACGCACGGATCATGAACGCGCTTGCCGACCCACAGTTGGGCATGCGCTGTGCGTTTGCAATCGGCCTGCGTACGCTCACGTTGCAAACGGGGCGCAGCTTCCAGCGTGATCTCGCGCTGAACGACGAACAACTAGCCATCAAGGTAGGCGGAGCGGCGAGCCGCGCGTTGTTCGAATATAGAGAGAGTGAGGCCGAAGCGACCGGATCTGCATCCGCTCAGGACTTGCTCGACGAAGGCGGGCAGGTGCTCTTCGAGGGCAACGACCGCCATCCGCTTCTACAGCGATTAGTCGATGATGCGCAGATGCGTTCGTTGATCGCGGCCCCATTGCTCGTCTGCACCGTCGACCACCTGACGCCCGCCACCGAGAGCCTGCGCGGAGGGCGCCAGATTGCACCGATGCTGCGGCTGATGACTGGCGATCTGGTTCTCGACGAGCCGGACGACTTCGATATGGACGACCTTCCCGCGCTGACGCGACTCGTGCATTGGGCGGGGCTTCTGGGTTCACGCGTGCTGTTGTCTTCAGCTACCTTGCCGCCGGCGCTGGTGCAAGGGCTGTATCTCGCCTATCTGGATGGTCGGCGTCACTATCAACGTAACCGCGGCGAACGGCCCGATGAACCTCCCCGTGTCGCCTGCTTGTGGGTCGACGAGTTCGCGCAATCGCATGCCGACTGCGCCAGTGGCGACGAATTCTCAGCAGTGCATGATGCGTTCGTGCAAAAGCGCTGCTTACATCTGTCCAAGGCGGAAGTCCGGCGACGAGTCCAACTGATAAAAGTGCCTGTGCAGGAATGGAAAGCGATGCGCAAGCAGAAGCGCCGTGGAGCGTTCGCGTCGCTTGCACTTGAGCGCGCGTGGACCTTGCACCAAGACGCGCAGAACCACACCGTCGACGCCGCAACAGGCAAGCGTGTGAGTTTCGGCCTGATTCGGATGGCCAATATCGACGCGCTATTCGATGTCGCACTGGCGATGTATCGGCAGGGCTCTCCGGCGGAGGGCGTGCGCGTGCACCTTTGCGTGTATCACTCACAGTTTCCGCTCATCGCGCGCTCGCATATCGAGCAGCAGTTGGATGCCGTGTTCGATCGCCGCCCGAGCGCGCACGAGAGAAATTCATCGGTGCGGCATCCTTCCGTGCGCGCTTTGCTGGAAGCGCACGATGAGCCGCATCACATGTACGTGGTCCTTGCGTCGCCGGTCTGCGAAGTCGGTCGAGACTGGGATGCGGATTGGGCGATCGCCGAACCGTCGTCGATGCGCTTGTTCATTCAGCTTGCTGGGCGTGTACGACGCCATCGGTCCGGGTCCGTCGAGCGGGCGAACATCGCGCTATTCGATACGAACTTGCGCTACTTCGAGCGGCGCGGCGAAGCGGACCCCGTCTTCTGCAAGCCCGGCTTCGAGATGAACAGACGCACCGGCGATCGAGCTGACCACGTAAAAGACTCCCAGGAGTTTTTCCATTTGGAGTCGCATCAGTTAGGCAGCTTGCTGGATCTGCCTCCTTCCGACAATGATTGGCCTATCGATGCGCAGCCCCGCATTCAGCAGCCGAAAACGCTGCATCCGCGTTCCCGTCTGGCCGACCTAGAGCACGCCCGCATCCGTGACACCATGTTGCCGCGCGACGAAACCAGCCGGCTCTGCACGCCCGTCTCCCGCGATGCCACACGGCATTGGTACAGTCGGGAAGGCCGGCAGACGCGAATCTGGCTGACCGGTGTACTGCCGCAGTTGCAGCGATTTCGTCGCGAGTCTCAGCCACGGGAAGACGTGGTGTTGCTGCCTACGGAAGATGAGGACAAGTTGCGCCTGCATCGTGTCATCGATCAGTCGAAGGGCAAGAAAGCGCTATTCGTCGATATACGCAACCTCCTTTTTATGATTCCGGACTCCGATCTGAGCGGTCCCCATATTGGCCCATGGTTCCATGTCGACCTGATCGACCTGCTGCGGCAATGGGCCACCGTTCAAGATCAGAGTCTTTCAAACAGCGCCAAAAGTATGGCGACCGTCAGCTTGCCGCAGTCGGATGATGGCTGGAGATACCACCCGATATTAGGTTTCAAGAAGAAATAA
- the cas1f gene encoding type I-F CRISPR-associated endonuclease Cas1f, with product MESIRTTDLKTILHSKRANLYYLEHCRVLVKGGRVEYVTDAGNKSLYWNIPIANTTSILLGTGTSVTQAAMRELAKAGVLVGFCGGGGTPLFSANETDVEVAWMSPQSEYRPTEYLQAWVRFWFDDALRLDAAKQLQSKRLERLQQAWTARPLRETGFAVDIDRLQALLRQAVDQIAHAPDSAVLLTVEARLTKALFKLAVDTVGYGEFTRAKHGSGTDAANRFLDHGNYLGYGLGATATWVLGLPHGLAVLHGKTRRGALVFDAADLIKDAVILPQAFLSAMRGDDEQQFRRQCIEALTRDESLDFIIDTLKTIAIETAGRATTSDVHA from the coding sequence ATGGAATCGATACGGACTACGGACCTTAAGACCATCCTGCATTCGAAGCGCGCCAACCTGTACTACTTGGAACATTGCCGCGTACTCGTGAAAGGTGGACGCGTCGAATATGTGACTGATGCGGGTAACAAGAGCCTGTACTGGAACATTCCGATCGCCAACACCACGAGCATTCTGCTCGGCACAGGCACTTCAGTCACGCAAGCGGCCATGCGCGAACTCGCCAAAGCGGGAGTGCTGGTGGGCTTTTGCGGCGGTGGCGGCACGCCGCTCTTCAGCGCGAACGAAACTGATGTCGAAGTGGCGTGGATGTCGCCTCAAAGCGAATACCGGCCGACCGAGTATCTTCAGGCGTGGGTTCGCTTCTGGTTCGACGATGCGCTGCGCCTGGACGCCGCCAAGCAGTTGCAAAGCAAACGCCTCGAACGCCTTCAGCAGGCGTGGACCGCACGCCCGTTGCGCGAAACCGGATTCGCCGTCGACATCGACCGTCTGCAGGCACTTCTGCGGCAGGCTGTCGATCAAATCGCGCACGCACCTGACTCGGCCGTGCTGCTCACCGTCGAAGCTCGCCTGACCAAAGCTCTGTTCAAGCTCGCGGTGGACACCGTCGGCTACGGCGAATTCACTCGCGCGAAACATGGCAGCGGCACCGATGCCGCCAATCGTTTCCTCGATCACGGCAACTACCTGGGCTACGGCCTTGGCGCCACCGCGACCTGGGTTTTGGGCCTGCCGCATGGACTGGCCGTATTGCACGGCAAAACGCGGCGCGGTGCGCTCGTGTTCGATGCAGCCGATTTGATCAAGGATGCCGTGATTCTGCCGCAGGCGTTTTTGTCGGCCATGCGCGGGGACGACGAGCAACAGTTCCGCCGTCAGTGCATCGAGGCACTGACGCGCGATGAGTCACTGGACTTCATCATCGACACGCTCAAGACCATCGCGATCGAAACAGCCGGTCGTGCGACCACGTCGGACGTTCATGCATGA
- the gndA gene encoding NADP-dependent phosphogluconate dehydrogenase, translating into MSKQAIGVVGLAVMGSNLALNIESRGHAVSVYNRSRARTDELIAEHPDKKLVPTYTLEEFVQSLETPRRILLMVKAGAGTDDTIAALRPLLEKGDILIDGGNTHFTDTIRRNQDLAKSGLHFIGTGVSGGEEGALKGPSIMPGGQKEAYELVAPILTEIAAKAPDGEPCVAYMGPDGAGHFVKMVHNGIEYGDMQLIAESYDVLKRVAGLSNEELGKVYVEWNQGELDSYLIEITSKIFSKKDEETGKDLVDVILDRAAQKGTGKWTSQNALDLGAPLPLITEAVFARVLSSLKDQRVAASKVLSGPTPKFDGDRAAFIESVRRALYLSKIVSYAQGFAQLRAASEEYNWNLQYGEIAKIFRAGCIIRARFLQKITDAYKTDPALANLLLDPYFSDIAAKYQDALRDVVVAAVKAGIPVPAFSSAIAYFDAYRSERLPASLVQAQRDFFGAHTFERTDKAGSFHANWG; encoded by the coding sequence ATGAGCAAACAAGCTATCGGCGTGGTGGGTCTCGCCGTCATGGGCAGCAATCTGGCCTTGAACATCGAGAGCCGCGGGCACGCTGTGTCGGTCTACAACCGCAGCCGCGCCAGAACCGACGAACTGATTGCCGAACACCCGGACAAAAAGCTCGTGCCCACCTACACGCTGGAAGAGTTCGTGCAGTCGCTGGAAACGCCGCGCCGCATTCTGTTGATGGTGAAAGCCGGCGCCGGCACCGACGACACGATCGCGGCGCTGCGTCCGCTGCTGGAAAAGGGCGACATTCTCATCGACGGCGGCAATACGCATTTCACCGACACCATCCGCCGCAATCAGGACCTCGCGAAGTCGGGCCTGCATTTCATCGGCACGGGCGTGTCGGGCGGCGAGGAAGGCGCGCTGAAAGGGCCGTCGATCATGCCGGGCGGACAGAAGGAAGCCTACGAACTCGTCGCGCCGATCCTCACTGAAATCGCCGCGAAAGCGCCGGACGGCGAGCCGTGCGTCGCGTACATGGGACCGGATGGCGCGGGCCATTTCGTGAAGATGGTGCACAACGGCATCGAATACGGCGACATGCAGCTGATCGCCGAAAGCTACGATGTGCTGAAGCGCGTCGCGGGCCTGTCGAACGAAGAGTTGGGCAAGGTCTACGTCGAATGGAATCAGGGCGAGCTGGATAGCTATCTGATCGAGATCACGTCGAAGATTTTCTCGAAGAAGGATGAGGAAACCGGCAAGGATCTCGTCGATGTCATTCTGGATCGCGCCGCGCAGAAGGGCACGGGCAAGTGGACGAGCCAGAACGCGCTGGATCTGGGCGCGCCGCTGCCGCTGATTACGGAGGCGGTGTTCGCGCGCGTGCTGTCGTCGCTGAAGGATCAGCGCGTGGCGGCGAGCAAGGTGCTGTCGGGACCGACGCCGAAGTTCGACGGCGACCGCGCGGCGTTTATCGAGTCGGTGCGGCGCGCGCTGTATCTTTCGAAGATCGTTTCTTATGCGCAGGGCTTCGCGCAGTTGCGCGCGGCGTCGGAAGAGTACAACTGGAATCTGCAATACGGCGAGATCGCGAAGATTTTCCGTGCGGGCTGCATTATTCGCGCGCGGTTCTTGCAGAAGATCACCGATGCTTATAAGACGGACCCGGCGCTCGCGAATCTCTTGCTGGATCCGTATTTCAGCGATATCGCCGCGAAGTATCAGGACGCATTGCGCGATGTCGTCGTCGCGGCGGTGAAGGCGGGTATTCCGGTGCCGGCTTTCTCATCGGCGATTGCTTATTTCGACGCGTATCGGTCGGAACGGCTGCCGGCGAGTCTCGTCCAGGCGCAGCGGGACTTCTTCGGCGCGCATACGTTCGAGCGGACGGATAAGGCGGGGAGTTTTCACGCGAATTGGGGGTGA
- the panE gene encoding 2-dehydropantoate 2-reductase, whose protein sequence is MRILVVGAGTIGGYFGARLLEAGRDVTFLVRERRAERLREGGLNVRSPEGDLTFGNPPIVLAQNIDQPFDLIVLSCKAYDLQGAIGSFAPAVGPNTAILPLLNGMAHLDALDARFGAANVLGGQCVIAATLDAEGTIVHLNNMQSMTIGERAGGRTPRIDAIAQQLGGARFELNVSENVLQSMWDKWVFLATLASGTCLMRAPIGDIVAAPGGEDLLRRLFDECRGIAADNGHAPGDAVLARARAFFSERGSQMTASMLRDIENNAPIEADHIVGDLLARRKSAVDASSSVLATAYAHLKAYEARRARASQA, encoded by the coding sequence ATGCGGATTCTGGTCGTGGGCGCGGGGACGATCGGCGGTTATTTCGGCGCGCGGCTCTTGGAAGCGGGCAGGGACGTGACCTTCCTCGTGCGTGAACGCCGCGCCGAGCGGCTGCGCGAAGGCGGCCTCAACGTTCGAAGCCCTGAGGGCGATCTCACGTTCGGGAATCCGCCCATCGTTCTCGCGCAGAATATCGACCAGCCTTTCGATCTCATTGTGCTGAGTTGCAAAGCCTACGATCTGCAAGGCGCGATCGGTTCGTTCGCACCCGCCGTCGGTCCGAACACGGCCATCTTGCCGCTTCTTAACGGCATGGCTCACCTCGATGCACTCGACGCGCGTTTCGGCGCCGCGAACGTGCTAGGCGGCCAATGCGTGATCGCCGCGACGCTCGATGCAGAAGGCACCATCGTGCATCTGAACAACATGCAGTCGATGACCATCGGCGAGCGCGCGGGCGGCCGGACGCCGCGCATCGACGCCATCGCGCAGCAACTCGGCGGCGCGCGCTTCGAACTGAACGTGAGCGAGAACGTCCTCCAGTCGATGTGGGACAAGTGGGTCTTTCTCGCGACGCTCGCAAGCGGCACGTGTCTGATGCGCGCGCCGATCGGCGACATCGTGGCGGCGCCGGGCGGCGAAGATCTGCTGCGGCGGCTTTTCGACGAATGCCGCGGCATTGCCGCCGACAACGGCCACGCGCCCGGCGATGCCGTGCTCGCGCGTGCGCGTGCGTTCTTCTCCGAGCGCGGTTCGCAGATGACGGCCTCCATGCTGCGCGATATAGAGAACAACGCGCCGATCGAAGCGGACCATATCGTCGGCGATTTGCTTGCGCGGCGAAAGTCGGCGGTGGATGCGTCGTCGTCCGTGCTCGCAACGGCCTATGCGCATTTGAAGGCATACGAAGCAAGGCGGGCGCGCGCTTCTCAGGCATGA
- a CDS encoding chromate transporter: MPPDSPRPTIPELFLGFLTLGLTAFGGALPLARREIVERRKWLDADTFTDLLGLCQFLPGGNVINLSVAIGMRFRGVPGALAGLLGLLVGPSLIVIGLGIIYQRTHQDPRVAHLFAGLAAAAAGLLIAMAVKLLWPLRKKPEAAAVALVMFAGIALLRTPLLPSMLVLTPISVLIAWKVRR, translated from the coding sequence ATGCCACCGGATTCCCCGCGTCCCACGATTCCCGAACTTTTCCTAGGCTTTCTGACGCTCGGCCTCACGGCGTTCGGCGGCGCGTTGCCGCTTGCTCGACGCGAGATCGTCGAGCGCCGCAAATGGCTCGACGCCGACACCTTCACCGATCTGCTCGGCCTCTGCCAGTTCCTGCCGGGCGGCAACGTAATCAATCTGTCGGTGGCTATCGGCATGCGCTTTCGCGGCGTGCCGGGCGCGCTCGCCGGTCTGCTCGGTCTGCTCGTCGGGCCGTCGCTGATCGTGATCGGGCTCGGCATCATCTATCAGCGCACGCATCAGGACCCGCGCGTCGCGCATCTCTTCGCGGGGCTCGCGGCGGCCGCGGCGGGGCTTCTCATCGCGATGGCCGTCAAGCTGCTCTGGCCGCTGCGCAAGAAGCCGGAGGCCGCCGCCGTCGCGCTCGTGATGTTCGCGGGCATCGCGTTGCTGCGCACGCCGCTGCTCCCGTCGATGCTCGTGCTCACGCCGATTTCCGTGCTGATCGCCTGGAAGGTGCGCCGATGA
- a CDS encoding chromate transporter codes for MKDDLFSLAAIFSQLSLLAFGGGNSILPEMQRQVVQVHHWMTKADFSALFALAQAAPGPNMMVVTLIGWHVAGWPGVLVTSLAKFGPSSLVTILALHAWERFKDRPWRRYVQLGLVPITVGLVAASALLIAEASDREAVLVGITAAVAVLAYKTKLHPLWLLAGGALIGLSGFGQ; via the coding sequence ATGAAAGACGATCTCTTTTCGCTCGCGGCCATCTTCAGCCAGTTGTCGTTGCTCGCGTTCGGCGGCGGCAACAGCATCCTGCCGGAGATGCAGCGGCAGGTCGTGCAGGTGCATCACTGGATGACGAAGGCGGATTTCTCCGCGCTCTTCGCGCTCGCGCAGGCCGCGCCGGGGCCGAACATGATGGTGGTCACGCTGATCGGCTGGCATGTCGCGGGATGGCCGGGCGTGCTGGTGACGTCGCTCGCGAAGTTCGGGCCGTCGTCGCTCGTGACGATTCTCGCGCTGCACGCGTGGGAGCGGTTCAAGGACCGCCCGTGGCGGCGCTATGTGCAGCTCGGGCTCGTGCCGATCACCGTCGGGCTCGTCGCGGCGAGCGCGCTCTTGATCGCCGAGGCGTCGGACCGCGAGGCGGTGCTCGTCGGCATCACGGCGGCGGTCGCGGTGCTCGCGTACAAGACGAAGCTGCATCCGCTGTGGCTCCTGGCGGGCGGCGCGCTGATCGGGCTGTCGGGCTTCGGGCAGTGA
- a CDS encoding thioredoxin family protein — protein MTMTTEYAKTAPDRSEIDAMTAPTVVEFGTDWCGFCRAAQPLIAQAFQAHRGVHHIKVEDGSGRPLGRSFRVKLWPTLIFMLEGKEVARLVRPGDVGEIRDALALIDEPLAE, from the coding sequence ATGACCATGACCACCGAATACGCGAAGACCGCGCCCGACCGCAGCGAAATCGACGCGATGACCGCGCCGACCGTCGTCGAATTCGGCACGGACTGGTGCGGCTTCTGCCGCGCCGCGCAGCCGTTGATCGCGCAGGCGTTTCAGGCGCATCGCGGCGTGCATCACATCAAGGTCGAAGATGGCAGCGGCCGCCCGCTCGGCCGATCCTTCCGCGTGAAGCTGTGGCCGACGCTCATCTTCATGCTCGAAGGCAAGGAAGTCGCGCGCCTCGTGCGCCCGGGCGACGTCGGCGAGATTCGCGACGCGCTCGCGCTCATCGACGAGCCGCTCGCCGAGTAA
- a CDS encoding FadR/GntR family transcriptional regulator, translated as MFEKIPPRALSDTVAQQLQTLIENGSFAATGKLPSEAVLAQEFGVSRTVIREAVSRLKNEGMVEPRQGSGVFIVERAGIRPLRIDYAQAVEPGAVVQILALRRAIEAEVASEAAMHRTDAHLQAIDAALGRIDEAVREGRDGVAEDVAFHREIANATGNPYFLKTLAFLNQYLEAGTVVTRRNEALREDFSRQVREEHAAIADAIRAGDAVAARNAAQTHLINAARRLAEAGIR; from the coding sequence CTGTTCGAAAAGATTCCGCCTCGTGCCTTGTCGGACACGGTCGCGCAGCAATTGCAGACGCTGATCGAGAACGGCAGTTTCGCCGCGACGGGCAAGCTGCCGAGCGAAGCCGTGCTCGCGCAGGAGTTCGGCGTGAGCCGCACGGTGATCCGCGAAGCCGTCTCGCGTCTGAAGAACGAAGGCATGGTCGAGCCGCGGCAGGGCAGCGGCGTGTTCATCGTGGAGCGCGCGGGCATCCGGCCGTTGCGCATCGACTACGCGCAGGCCGTCGAGCCGGGCGCGGTCGTGCAGATTCTCGCGCTGCGGCGCGCGATCGAAGCCGAAGTGGCATCTGAAGCCGCGATGCATCGCACGGACGCGCATTTGCAGGCTATCGACGCGGCGCTCGGCCGTATCGATGAAGCCGTGCGCGAGGGACGCGACGGCGTGGCCGAAGACGTGGCGTTCCATCGCGAGATCGCGAATGCGACCGGCAATCCGTATTTTTTGAAGACGCTCGCTTTTCTCAATCAGTATCTGGAGGCGGGCACGGTCGTCACGCGCCGCAACGAAGCGCTGCGCGAGGACTTCTCGCGGCAGGTGCGCGAAGAGCATGCCGCGATTGCCGACGCCATCCGCGCGGGCGACGCCGTGGCCGCGCGCAACGCCGCGCAGACGCATCTGATCAACGCCGCGCGCCGTCTCGCGGAAGCGGGCATTCGCTAA
- the ltnD gene encoding L-threonate dehydrogenase, with translation MSRNVGVIGLGAMGMGVARSLLRAGFAVHACDVRRDVLDAFAAEGGIACASPAELGGQCDVVVTLVVNAAQTEAVLFGESGAVDAMKPGSVVLACATVAPAFAVQLGERIAQKGVLMLDSPVSGGAAKAASGEMTMMTSGPAAAYAACEDVLDAMAGKVYRLGDAHGAGSKVKIINQLLAGVHIAAAAEAMALGLREGVDPEAPYDVITHSAGNSWMFENRVPHILAGDTTPLSAVDIFVKDLGLVLDTARTTKFPLPLSAAAHQMFMMASTAGYGGEDDSSVIKIFPGIELPKGAK, from the coding sequence ATGTCGAGAAACGTCGGAGTCATCGGGCTGGGCGCGATGGGAATGGGCGTCGCGCGCTCGCTCTTGCGGGCGGGATTCGCCGTCCATGCGTGCGACGTGCGCCGCGACGTGCTCGACGCCTTCGCGGCGGAAGGCGGCATCGCGTGCGCGTCGCCGGCCGAGTTGGGCGGCCAGTGCGATGTCGTCGTGACGCTCGTCGTCAACGCGGCGCAAACGGAAGCGGTGCTCTTCGGCGAGTCCGGGGCCGTCGACGCGATGAAGCCGGGCAGCGTCGTGCTGGCCTGCGCGACCGTCGCGCCCGCGTTCGCCGTGCAACTGGGCGAGCGCATCGCGCAAAAAGGCGTGCTCATGCTCGACTCGCCCGTGTCCGGCGGCGCGGCGAAGGCCGCATCCGGCGAAATGACGATGATGACCTCCGGCCCCGCCGCCGCCTATGCCGCCTGCGAAGACGTGCTCGACGCGATGGCCGGCAAGGTGTATCGGCTGGGCGACGCGCACGGCGCGGGCTCGAAGGTCAAGATCATCAATCAACTGCTCGCGGGCGTGCATATCGCGGCGGCCGCCGAAGCGATGGCGCTCGGCTTGCGCGAAGGCGTCGATCCGGAGGCGCCCTATGACGTCATCACGCACAGCGCGGGCAATTCGTGGATGTTCGAGAACCGCGTGCCGCATATCCTCGCGGGCGACACCACGCCGCTTTCCGCCGTCGATATCTTCGTGAAGGACCTGGGCCTCGTGCTCGATACGGCGCGCACCACGAAGTTTCCGCTGCCGCTTTCTGCGGCCGCGCATCAGATGTTCATGATGGCGTCGACGGCCGGCTACGGCGGCGAGGACGATTCCTCGGTCATCAAGATCTTTCCCGGCATCGAGCTTCCGAAAGGCGCGAAGTGA
- the otnI gene encoding 2-oxo-tetronate isomerase, which translates to MPRFAANLTMMYPEHAFLDRFAAAAKDGFKAVEFLFPYDFPAADIKARLTDNGLTQALFNAPPGDWAAGERGIASLPGREDEFRQSIDKALEYTAALGNKKLHVMAGLIAPDQPRDEHGAVYLRNLEYAAKAAQTAGVGIVIEPINTRDIPGFFLNRQDEAQAICDEIGAPNLQVQFDIYHCQIVEGDIAVKLKRDMKRPNAGIGHIQIAGVPDRNEPDIGELNYPYLFELVDSLGYDGWIGCEYRPKAGTSEGLGWLKPYL; encoded by the coding sequence ATGCCCCGCTTCGCCGCGAATCTGACGATGATGTACCCCGAACACGCGTTCCTCGACCGCTTCGCCGCCGCCGCGAAAGACGGCTTCAAGGCGGTCGAATTCCTGTTCCCGTACGACTTTCCCGCCGCCGACATCAAGGCGCGCCTGACCGACAACGGCCTCACGCAAGCGCTCTTCAACGCGCCGCCCGGCGACTGGGCGGCGGGCGAGCGCGGCATCGCGTCGTTGCCGGGGCGCGAGGACGAGTTCCGCCAAAGCATCGACAAGGCGCTCGAGTACACGGCCGCGCTCGGAAACAAGAAGCTGCACGTGATGGCCGGCCTCATCGCGCCGGATCAGCCGCGCGACGAGCACGGCGCCGTCTATCTGCGCAATCTCGAATACGCGGCGAAAGCGGCGCAGACGGCGGGCGTCGGTATCGTGATCGAGCCGATCAACACGCGCGATATCCCCGGCTTCTTCCTCAATCGACAGGACGAGGCGCAAGCCATCTGCGATGAAATCGGCGCGCCGAATCTGCAAGTGCAGTTCGACATCTATCACTGCCAGATCGTCGAAGGCGATATCGCCGTGAAACTCAAGCGCGACATGAAGCGGCCGAACGCCGGCATCGGGCACATTCAGATTGCGGGCGTGCCGGACCGCAACGAGCCGGATATCGGCGAGCTCAACTATCCGTATCTGTTCGAACTCGTCGATTCGCTCGGCTACGACGGTTGGATCGGCTGCGAATACCGGCCGAAAGCGGGTACGTCCGAAGGTCTCGGCTGGCTCAAGCCCTATCTTTGA